The genomic window CCTTTAATGATGTGTCAGATACTTTATTCAAATCTTCACAACTGATTGCTGTTCATGCCCACCTACAATAACAAGGGATCAGGAGACATCACATGGAGGACTCAAAAGCAGTCTTgctaattttaatttgattcatgACCCTAAGTTTCAATAGACATAGTCTCTTTCTAGATGTTCCAAGGGCCATAGTATTTGACATGAGAACTCTCATAGATGGTTCTCTGATTgatgaattttaaaaacactgcattttttttcctgttcATTCTGTGGTTCTTAAAGCTATCATTGCTCACATTTTCTTTCCCCCCTCTTTTCTGCTATAGATATTTAAAAAGAGGTGTGAACGAGAAGGGCCGAGTGGCTAATGATGTTGAGACAGAACAGATTGTGTTTGAAGATGTTCCTGAAGGTTGCCCCGTGCAAATAAGCTCTGTTGTGCAGAACCGGGGTTCCATCCCCCTTTTCTGGTCCCAGGAAACCTCCAGATTGAATATTAAACCCGACATCATCTGTATGTTTTGGGCACACTAAATTTTTGTGATTAAATCGATGACATCTTACctgttttctctttctttgttaGTTGACTCCTCTTTCTGTTTTCAGTATCAAAAAAGGACGTGAATTATCAAGCCACAAGGCTTCACTTTGAAAATCTTGTTaaaagatatggaaatccaATAATTATCTTGAATTTGATTAAGGTAGGCATTTCTGCACCTTTTGAGGAGGCAATTCTTATTTTTGGCTCTAGctcaatattttgattttcttgtatGACAACTCTACCAATCCTCTGATGTAGTCTTCCTTCAATCTTCTTTTGCTTCTATTTGTTATAATGGTTGTTGATAAACAGACACGTGAGAAAAAGCCCCGAGAAACCATTCTTCGTGCAGAGTTTGCAAATGCTATTAAACTTATAAATAAAGATTTAGCTGAGGAGAATCACCTAAAGTTCCTTCACTGGGATCTAAATAAACACTCTAGAAAGTACGTTAACTTCTCCTTTTTATCTTTAAtccttttttatattatttaattactgTTAACATGAATAGaactgttttattttttattttttaacttctcCTTTTTATCTCTTATCCCTTTTTATGTCATTTAAGTACTGTTATCATgaatgttcttttttttaattttcttcagcAAAGCTACCAATGTTTTGGTACTTCTAGGCAAAGTGGCTGCTTATGCATTGAACTTCACTGGAATCTTCTACTTTCAAGTGATACCGCCCTTAAGGCCTGGGCTATTGCTAAATGAACCTTTTTTTGAGTAAGTTAGAAAACTGCTTCGATCTTATGGCATTCTTGTCATGTCTTCTATTGCATATATCTCTCTATTTTTGACTTCTAAGCTTGATCTATGATGTTCCTCTCTTACTATTCAAAGTGTTTAAGGTTGAGAATGTTCTCAATGACACCCCCCCCAATCATCCCATCATGGTTAACCTTGTATAGCTCAACCTCTAATTGCTTTACAAAGATATTGAAATTAAGATTGCACATAGCCCCATTTTTATggtctcaaaaaaataaaaataaaaataaaaatctgaaaGGTTTCTTTTGTAATTCTTCTAAGcctaaaaatttgaatttggtcCAGTGAATTGTTGCTTTATGATGGAAAAGTGGTGCACTTTTGTCTTGAGATAAAAGTGTTCCCCTGGATTGGCTTAAATCTTGTTGAGTACGTCTTCTTCTAATTAATATTCCGCTaactaataatatttatatctaATAGTATCTGAGGAACCCTCATGGTCCTAAATCTTGTTGAGTAGGTCTCCTTCTCATGACTAGTGTAATATTACCTTATACCAATTTATTTTCGGGTTTTTCTGTTTATTGCTTGATCTGATCTTTTTAGCGAAATTTTTATCAGAGCATTCCATATATTATTAGATATGTTAACGTATTTGTATAAGGAAACATGTGAAAATATATTAGACCTGAAGAAAGTATACAAGGATAGCAAGCACATGCACACATGTAtggatatatatatgtgtatatatatacacacagaGCCACAAGCATTAGACATGTAAATTCATCAAAAGTATAATTTGCATGTTAAGAACCACATAACCATATTCATTTTAGGAGCAAAATGATTTGTTCGagtttctcaaaataaaatgcCATCGTACTAGTTATTTTAGTATGACAATTTCTTATTGAcattttgaattaattattttgggTTCTCTTAATACACATGTCTACAGATTATATTGTTGAAAAACTTTTAATTAAAGTACAATGTATGGGATAATACTATTGGAAAATTGAAAATCTAGTTACTTAGAAATAATATTCTCTAATACTTAATAAAGGGCCCACTGGATTGTAATCTTGAGATTAGTAGGTTCTTTGGGACCAATAGCATGTTTAGAATCTTTTTCTGGGTCTTGTTGCAATTATTCAATTCCACTTTTTCTTGCACTAAGTATTAACATTGCTGCCAATGCAACTGTGATTCAGGAAAAATGTTTGTGGTGAGTGGTCTCTGAACTCCTCTTGCAATAAAATTGAGGATGCTGATAATTTGGAGAAGGACATCAGCAATTGTAGCAGTAACTCGAGTGGTGACTGTTCTGTAAAGAATCTTTCTTATAGAAATGAGGATGTTGATATCCTAGAATCTGAAGTTAGGAATGCTAGTAGTGGTGCAATTAGAAATTTCTCTTTTAAGCCCCCAATGTTCCAAAAGGGAGTCCTGAGGACCAATTGCATAGACTGTTTGGATCGCACAAATGTTGCCCAATATGCATATGGTTTGGTTGCTCTTGGACGTCAGCTGCATGCTTTAGGATTAATAGATGTCCCACAGATTGATCTTCACTCTACCTTGGCGGATGATTTGATGAAGCTTTATGAGACAATGGGTGACACACTTGCGCTACAATATGGTGGATCTGCAGCCCATAATAAGGTAATGCTGTTGCTTGggaatatttattttctattttagatGCTAACAACATGGAAAGTTCTATATTCCAATATAGTTGCAAGCCAGGATGATTATCACCTCTGAAGCTTCTATGAAAATATCAACTAGATTTGTTTCCACAATGCAGTGCTCTGACTGATTCCTCAAGCTATGTATGAAGTGGAATGAATATCAGTCTTTTACATGAGAGACTCACAgaattctttaatttatattccATATTTCATCATATTGCATTTGTGATGCTGAACAGATATTCTCTGAGAGAAGAGGTCAATGGAAAGCAGCAACCCAGTCCCAGGAGTTCTTTAGAACTCTACAACGGTACTACAGTAATGCCTACATGGATGCTGAGAAACAAGATGCCATTAATGTGTGAGTCAAATAAGCTTTGTTTTTAACTAATGCccataattattattgttttagcACAAAATCAAGAACAGAAATCCTTGTGCATAGGCATGGTAATGGGGCTCTTCTAATTAGCTCTACTGTTTACTCTATATTTGACCAGGTTCTTAGGATATTTCCAGCCACAATTGGGTAAACCAGCATTATGGGAACTAGACTCAGATCAGCATTACAATGTTGGTAGGCCTGGTTCTTATTTTGCTGATGAAAATCAAAGGTATGAAATATTTCTTCTTTGGATTGCTAACGTTCTATTATCTTCAAGTTTAAGAAATTTTGTTAGGGCTATATGTCATTGAATCAATAGAAAAAACTTACTACTAAGGAAAACTATGGAGGTCATATTTTCGTGGTATCTATTTCAAAATGTCTTGGGAGGTTCATTTTCACAGTACTGGAACTATCACTCCAAAAATGTGAGACTTCTCAAAGAGTTAATGAAATGTTTTAATCCTCATATGATGATTGGAAATCGACATTTCATATTACCATTTCACATGATACCATCAAGAAGGATAGTGCTGTTCAGTAATTGATCATGTGCTTATAAGGGTgggaaatgatattttttaacatGTCCAGTGCAATCAGTTATCAACCAAACCGACTTCTtatctaatgaaaaaaataaggtaTCTTCCGTAGAATATTCACAAGGACATTTCCTGTATGTAGGTTGGTTTTCAAAAGATCGCTTTCAGACGGCAATATTCTATGTGAAAGCAACTCACCTATGGTAACCTCAGATGTTAAAAAGAAAGAGCTGCCTTCGGCTGAAAAGGGGCAAGGAGGGTTCAAGGGTGTTTCAGAGTCCACACCTGAGATATCGACCTGTGAAACTGATCTTTCTTATTCCAGGTTGCTTGCTTcacatttcttaaattttttttaactcattgAGCACTCCTAGGTtatctaacatttttaattctCTCTGTAATAGGAGCTTCCTATCTGCGCTGtgtacatttttaatataatgcATGTATGCCTTTGGATAAGGGTGTATTATCTGGGACATCATGGATTTTATCAACTTGCATTCAACAATTGGCTAATTTAGAGTATATCCTTTGACTAAGGAGTGGTGCAGTTACACCTGAATATTTCAGTGGATCCCCCCCTCCTTAGTAGGCTcacatgtttttcttttgtttttatctttattgttattgttttaCTTTAATATATTAGTACGAGGAGGATCATCTTGCTGTGAACACTTTTTGCCATTCCTAAATTTGcttaaatttttgtttcctagctaacaaaagaaaaatgcatgAATAGAAGATGTAAATTTATTTCCAGGGCCTTAACTTGTGATCTTGGTAATTAAAACGTTGGCTGTCTTTTGTAGGTATACTCCCTCCATGTCACAGAGGATGCTTTTCACAGAAGCACATCTGGATCGATGTCTTGACAGTGATCACATCTGTTTCAATGAGCATGGCAATGCATGTAACTGCTCAAACTTTCTTGATGTAGACTGGCTTTCTTCATCTGGAAATTCATGTGAAGAAGAAACATATGAAAGGTAATTATCATCCTATCAAGGAATGCATGTTGGTAGTACCCGTTCAGAAGTCCGAAGAAGAGAAAACTATGGATGCTTTTCACTAAGGGAATAATTAACTTTGCCTTTTGGTAGTGCACCATACCATTGGTGTCAACAACTACTGCATCACATCCTTTCCCCCCTACCACCACTCATCACGCCACCCCCACAATCCACTCCTTTGCTGCCATTGCCGTTGCCATCCTTTCCTAAGCTGAATTGACATATCAGTGGCCTGCATTGCTATTGCTGCGCCGGTAGCAGTCATCAACACCATGCCTAAACAAGCTTTctctttttaaagaaaaactctaaaatgTCCCTGCAGTTTTGCCATTGCCCGCTTATCTTCAGTCTCTGGCAAAAAGCAAACACATTCTTTTGCTtgcttcttaaaaaaattactcaaCAAGCCTGACCAAATGAtgccttaattttttttttccaagcaCTTGAATGATGATGAACTGTAATTGTAATGGCTGCAGGTCTAGTCTCATAAACTCTCCCATTCCTGGGCTGTCATCTGAGAGTGTTGTGAATGGGCTAAGCATCGACACCTCCACAACCGCAAGTGAGTCTGGCTCCAGCATTAAGGTTGGTATTCTTTCGTTTTATTCATCCTTGGGCGAAAATTGCATGTTTCCTGGATCAATCTTGTTTGAAAAATGTTGCACTCTTTAGTTTCATTTTAGACACTAATTCACATCTTATTTGTATGTTGTTCTGACAACCGGAAGAGCCGGGTGCAATCTTTTAACATTCAATTATAGACAGACCCCATTATTGATTTAAGAAACATCATTTTGCAGCTTGCAGCACAGAATTCTGATGCTGTTGCTGAATTTTCTGATACCTTCGTGCGCTGGGTAACTCATGGCGAGATGCTGTTCTATTGAAGTTTTACgtaaattatttttgttcgAAATCCATTATCTATTCCCATCATTATATGATTCGGCCCATCCAAAGGATGTGCATCCCATCCAGAGAATAAACAGCAAGAGAGAACCCACCAAAGCATAGTTCCGGCGTTTGCGTCAAAGACACATCCCCTCAAGAAAGGTATTGTGTAAGGTGACGTAAATTCACTGCATTTCTCGGCCACTAGGGCATGATACAAGAGTACCAGAGTAAATAGAAACAGCTAATTCTTTAAGGAGATCCTTCAAGTTCTTCAACCCAATTCTCCTTCCCCTCCCCCTTCCTAACTCCAGATTTTTCAATCTCtgtaaatatttcataaatatgtTCACTTGGTTGGAGGCGGCCCATTTATTCAACGGTTTTAGGTTCTCGTTTTCTTCTcatcttttattatatttatttatttatttatttcacctCTTTTTTCCACTGGACAGAATTAGGTTTCATCAACCTATAATTTTAAACTGAATTTCTACCATCCTTGGGGACTGcaattcttagatattttacAAAAGTGTGGATGCTCGTCTTTTATTTGCCAGTGCTAATGATGTCACGTAGGGTATATAAAAATAGGGGTTAATTTTCCCATCCATAACCCAACCTCCATTCTTAAGGTGCTCATGTTTTGCTAATATGAAgatgaaaagggaaaaaaaaaaaaaaagaagatgctTATTAGAGGGCTGTCTTTAGTTGAAGGTGCATTGCGTTTTGCTCTACAAAAATTGGAACCATTTTTTAAATAGCAGTCGGACAATTGTTGTAAAAGTGCTCTTTCAACTAAAAGCCTTTGGGAGAAAATGAGTAAAATttgagaggaaaagtaaaatcagaggaaaaataaataattcttcaaagttaaagaattgttttcatttcttttaagaaataaaaaattaaattaaataatttaaaatgtataagtaataataaattttaattatattttagggtttttttaataataagtattaatacAATTGTTTAGAGTGTATTAGACAGTGTTTTTACTTGGGAGTGTTTTCTCTAAAAGTAGTGTGAGAGAGAATCACCAAAGAAATTAtgttttagaaaaatacttaaatattttctaatattttaagtaattttttagatttttataattattgctTAAGTtttgacaaatatatatatatatatatatatatatatatatatatatatatataaaatccggtcttaaaatgtgtttaatatttttttatcacttgaaaatatttattttttaaacattaataatgttaaaaacACCTCCTTAAATCATTACCAATAACACTTAATCCTATTCCCATACCAAACACACTCATAATCCTATTCCCATGCATCGAAGGGAAGCAGTTTCTCCCTCAGCAAGAAACTTTTTGGGCATTTATTCATTATTGAACTTCTTATGACATTACAGAAACTTTTGGGTGTTCTGGATCAGATCTTTTTGCTAATAATAAAGAATGCATCTTCCTAT from Vitis vinifera cultivar Pinot Noir 40024 chromosome 9, ASM3070453v1 includes these protein-coding regions:
- the LOC100249754 gene encoding phosphoinositide phosphatase SAC2 isoform X1; the protein is MEQRTWIEPEPGPNSGYLQKFRLYETRANFYIIGRDKNRTCWRLLKIDRLEPSDLNILEDSTIYSEIESCDLLKRIHEGNKSTGGLKFVTTCYGIVGFIKFLGPYYMLLITKRRKIGAICGHTIYAITKSEMIPIPNSTVRSNMAYSKNENRYKKLLCTVDLTKDFFFSYSYHVMRSLQRNLRENETGQSLYETMFVWNEFLTHGIRNHLKNTLWTVALVYGFFKQVKLSVSGRDFKLTLIARRSRHYAGTRYLKRGVNEKGRVANDVETEQIVFEDVPEGCPVQISSVVQNRGSIPLFWSQETSRLNIKPDIILSKKDVNYQATRLHFENLVKRYGNPIIILNLIKTREKKPRETILRAEFANAIKLINKDLAEENHLKFLHWDLNKHSRNKATNVLVLLGKVAAYALNFTGIFYFQVIPPLRPGLLLNEPFFEKNVCGEWSLNSSCNKIEDADNLEKDISNCSSNSSGDCSVKNLSYRNEDVDILESEVRNASSGAIRNFSFKPPMFQKGVLRTNCIDCLDRTNVAQYAYGLVALGRQLHALGLIDVPQIDLHSTLADDLMKLYETMGDTLALQYGGSAAHNKIFSERRGQWKAATQSQEFFRTLQRYYSNAYMDAEKQDAINVFLGYFQPQLGKPALWELDSDQHYNVGRPGSYFADENQRLVFKRSLSDGNILCESNSPMVTSDVKKKELPSAEKGQGGFKGVSESTPEISTCETDLSYSRYTPSMSQRMLFTEAHLDRCLDSDHICFNEHGNACNCSNFLDVDWLSSSGNSCEEETYERSSLINSPIPGLSSESVVNGLSIDTSTTASESGSSIKLAAQNSDAVAEFSDTFVRWVTHGEMLFY
- the LOC100249754 gene encoding phosphoinositide phosphatase SAC2 isoform X2 — its product is MLLITKRRKIGAICGHTIYAITKSEMIPIPNSTVRSNMAYSKNENRYKKLLCTVDLTKDFFFSYSYHVMRSLQRNLRENETGQSLYETMFVWNEFLTHGIRNHLKNTLWTVALVYGFFKQVKLSVSGRDFKLTLIARRSRHYAGTRYLKRGVNEKGRVANDVETEQIVFEDVPEGCPVQISSVVQNRGSIPLFWSQETSRLNIKPDIILSKKDVNYQATRLHFENLVKRYGNPIIILNLIKTREKKPRETILRAEFANAIKLINKDLAEENHLKFLHWDLNKHSRNKATNVLVLLGKVAAYALNFTGIFYFQVIPPLRPGLLLNEPFFEKNVCGEWSLNSSCNKIEDADNLEKDISNCSSNSSGDCSVKNLSYRNEDVDILESEVRNASSGAIRNFSFKPPMFQKGVLRTNCIDCLDRTNVAQYAYGLVALGRQLHALGLIDVPQIDLHSTLADDLMKLYETMGDTLALQYGGSAAHNKIFSERRGQWKAATQSQEFFRTLQRYYSNAYMDAEKQDAINVFLGYFQPQLGKPALWELDSDQHYNVGRPGSYFADENQRLVFKRSLSDGNILCESNSPMVTSDVKKKELPSAEKGQGGFKGVSESTPEISTCETDLSYSRYTPSMSQRMLFTEAHLDRCLDSDHICFNEHGNACNCSNFLDVDWLSSSGNSCEEETYERSSLINSPIPGLSSESVVNGLSIDTSTTASESGSSIKLAAQNSDAVAEFSDTFVRWVTHGEMLFY